The sequence CTGATCATGATAGTATAAATGGATTGGAAGAAGCTATCAAGGAATCAAAAAAAAATGAGTTAAATTTTATTCCTGGGGTTGAGCTAAGTTCTGAGAGTGAGGAGTGGGATTTACATATTCTTGGTTATTTTGTTGACCATCATTCAAAGCAATTAAAAGAATTTTTAAAAGATCTTCAAAATAAAAGAGAATTAAGAGCAAAAAAGATAGTAAATAGACTTAAAAAAGCAGGAATAAAAATAGAATTTGAGCAAGTAGCAAAACAAAGTCACGGAGAATCAATAGGAAGACCTCATTTGGCAAGGACGTTGGTTGAACTTGGTTATGCAAATTCAGTTCAGGAAGCATTTAGACTTTTTTTAAGAAGAGAAAAACCTTACTATGTAAAAAAATATGTAATTTCTCCAGAGAAAGTTATAAAAGTATTAATAAATGCTAAAGCTGTTCCTGTTTTAGCACATCCTTTCTCTGATAATAATATTAGGTTTATACAACCATTAGTTAAAATAGGCTTAATGGGGATAGAAGTTTATCACCCTTCACATAGTAATTTTATAATAAATGAATTAATAAAAATAGCTGATAGTTACGGATTGATAAAAACAGGAGGAACAGACTTTCACGGAAACTATTCTATAGTAAACCCCGAAATTAAAATAAAAAATATAGGTGATATAACTGTTACTGATGATGTGGTTGAAAAACTTTATAAAAAAGCAAGTGAACTTAGGAAATAGAAAAGATGATGGAAAATAAGAAATTTTCAATAGTCACCTTTGGGTGTCAGATGAATAAATATGATTCGGAAAGAATTGCAGGACTTCTTCATAAATGTAAAGCTCAGTTTGAAGAGGACACACAATATGCAGATATAATTGTCTTTAATACCTGCACAGTTAGAGAAAGGGCTGATGATAGATTGTTTGGTCAATTGGGTAACCTCAAGGGATTAAAAGAAGAAAAACCTGATTTGATAATAGCAGTTGGTGGTTGCTTAGCTCAGAGTTACGGTGAAAAATTACTATTAAAATTTCCTCAAATTGATATTGTTTTTGGAACACATAATATTGAAAGATTTCCATACCTTCTCAAAAGAAGAATATTAACTGGCAATAGAGTTATTGAATTGAAAAATAAAAGTACTTATGATATTTCATGTCTTCCATCTTCCAGGGAAAAATCATTCTCAGCATGGGTTTCAATTATGCGTGGATGTAACAATTTTTGTTCATATTGCATAGTTCCATATGTTAGAGGGAGACAATCAAGCAGACCATCAAGTCAAATAATTAAAGAGGTTAATAATTTGGTTTCATTTGGAGTTATAGAAATAACCCTACTTGGTCAAAATGTAAATTCATATGGGAAGGATTTAGCAGATGATTTAAATTTTCCGAAATTATTAAAAAGTTTGAGTGAAATTTCTGGATTAAAAAGAATAAGGTTCACAACATCTCATCCAAAAGATTTTAACAGTGAAACTATAAAAGTGGTAGTAGAATCTGAGAGTTTATGCAATCATTTTCACCTTCCATTACAAGCAGGATCTAACAAGGTATTAAAAGATATGAATAGAGGTTATAGAAAGGACGAGTATTTAAGACTAATTGAAGAGATATACAACATGACTCCAGATGCTAGTATAACGACTGATATAATGGTTGGTTTTCCAACAGAAACCGAGGAAGATTTTCTTGAAACATTGGATGTAGTAGAAAAGGTAAAATTTGATAATGCTTTTACTTTTATATATTCACCAAGACCAGGAACTAAAGCTATAAAATTTAATAATAATTTTTCACATAAAGAAAAAATGAATCGTTTTAATAGATTGTTAGAAAAACAAACTGCCATAAGTCTGATGAAAAATGATCAATTAATTGGTAAAAGTTTTGATGTTTTAGTGGAGGATTTCTCAAAAAAAGATAAAGAAATGCTTATGGGTAGAACAAAAACAAATAAGATTATTAATTTTAAAGGTGATTCAAATCTAATTGGTAGAATAGTTTATGTAGATATAATATCTGCAAAAGCTCATTACTTAATTGGAAAATTAAAGTTATAAAGAGGTAATTAAATGTCAAGTATAGCTTTAGGAATAATAGCACCTCATCCACCAATCATAGTTCCACCAATTGGAAGCGAGTATGATCTTAAACAAGTAGAAAAAACTATTTCAGCTCTAAAAAAAGTAAATAAAGACATTAAACAGATAAATCCTGAAATTTTAATCACTATTTCTCCTCATAGTCCAGTATATCGTGATGCATATGCAATAAGAGTACAAAATATATTAATGGGAAGCTTATCAAATTTTGGTTATCAGCAAATATCAATTCAAATGAAAAATGATGCTACATTTATTGAATCACTAATCAAGAATATGAATAAGAATTCAATAAAGGCGATAAAAATAGATGAAAATGAAGAATTTTTTTATGGTCAAAATGAATTGGATCATGGGGTAATAGTTCCTCTTTATTACCTAACTGATGAAGATAAATACAATTTGATTAGTCTCTCAATATCTTTTCTAAATTATCAAAATCATTATAACTTTGGAAAAGTAATAAATAAAACTGTTGAAGAAACTGGAAAAACTGCTGTTTTTATTGCCAGTGGAGATTTGTCTCATAGACTAAAACCTGGAGCACCAGCTGGTTTTCATCCAGAAGGTGAGAAATTTGATAAGAAGATAGTTGAGATAATAAATAGTTCAAGGTTTGAAGAACTATTCCAATTAGACGATAAGTTAATTTATAATGCTGGAGAATGTGGGTTACGTTCAATATTTGTGCTTGCAGGCTGTTTTGATGGAAAAGATGTAGAATCCAAAGTATTATCATATGAAGGTCCATTTGGTGTAGGCTACATGGTAGCAGAAATTATACCTATTCAATAATAATACTTATTTATTTTTGGTCACCCTGAGTGCAACGAGGGTTCTCGGATTTTAATGAGATTCTTCACCACTGAAGTTTATCCTGAGAGAGATTTAATTTGTCATTGTAAAAAAAATTTACAAGAGGAGAAAATGGATAAATATGTAGAACTTGCAAAGAAAGCTGTTGAAAAATATATAAAAGTGGGTAAAGTTCTATCACATAAAAACATTCTTGAAGAATTTACTAAAGAGAAAGCTGGGGTTTTTG comes from Actinomycetota bacterium and encodes:
- a CDS encoding PHP domain-containing protein, which codes for MPADLHIHSNVSDGILSPSEIVKIAKKTGLSAISITDHDSINGLEEAIKESKKNELNFIPGVELSSESEEWDLHILGYFVDHHSKQLKEFLKDLQNKRELRAKKIVNRLKKAGIKIEFEQVAKQSHGESIGRPHLARTLVELGYANSVQEAFRLFLRREKPYYVKKYVISPEKVIKVLINAKAVPVLAHPFSDNNIRFIQPLVKIGLMGIEVYHPSHSNFIINELIKIADSYGLIKTGGTDFHGNYSIVNPEIKIKNIGDITVTDDVVEKLYKKASELRK
- the amrB gene encoding AmmeMemoRadiSam system protein B, coding for MSSIALGIIAPHPPIIVPPIGSEYDLKQVEKTISALKKVNKDIKQINPEILITISPHSPVYRDAYAIRVQNILMGSLSNFGYQQISIQMKNDATFIESLIKNMNKNSIKAIKIDENEEFFYGQNELDHGVIVPLYYLTDEDKYNLISLSISFLNYQNHYNFGKVINKTVEETGKTAVFIASGDLSHRLKPGAPAGFHPEGEKFDKKIVEIINSSRFEELFQLDDKLIYNAGECGLRSIFVLAGCFDGKDVESKVLSYEGPFGVGYMVAEIIPIQ
- the miaB gene encoding tRNA (N6-isopentenyl adenosine(37)-C2)-methylthiotransferase MiaB, whose translation is MMENKKFSIVTFGCQMNKYDSERIAGLLHKCKAQFEEDTQYADIIVFNTCTVRERADDRLFGQLGNLKGLKEEKPDLIIAVGGCLAQSYGEKLLLKFPQIDIVFGTHNIERFPYLLKRRILTGNRVIELKNKSTYDISCLPSSREKSFSAWVSIMRGCNNFCSYCIVPYVRGRQSSRPSSQIIKEVNNLVSFGVIEITLLGQNVNSYGKDLADDLNFPKLLKSLSEISGLKRIRFTTSHPKDFNSETIKVVVESESLCNHFHLPLQAGSNKVLKDMNRGYRKDEYLRLIEEIYNMTPDASITTDIMVGFPTETEEDFLETLDVVEKVKFDNAFTFIYSPRPGTKAIKFNNNFSHKEKMNRFNRLLEKQTAISLMKNDQLIGKSFDVLVEDFSKKDKEMLMGRTKTNKIINFKGDSNLIGRIVYVDIISAKAHYLIGKLKL